Genomic window (Streptomyces sp. NBC_01431):
GGCGGTCTCCAGCGACACCGACAGGGCATGGACCGTGCCGTCCGCGCGCGGTCCCGGCAGGGCCACCGCGAGGCACGTGTAGGCCGGGTCCGCCTCGCCGATCGACACCGCGAAGCCCTGTCCCCGCACCCGGGTCAGCTCGGCCTCGAAACGGTCGGCGGCGGTGATCGTACGGTCGGTGAACCTGGCCATGCCGTGATCGGCGAGGTAGCGGCGCCGCACCGGCCGGGGGAGCCCGGCGAGCAGCGCCTTGCCGTGGGCGGTGGCGTGGGCGCGGAGCTCGGGGCCGGGGCTGAAGGGGTCGGCGGTGTCGGTGACGGGGGCGGTGCTGTCGACCACGGTGATCAGGCCGCCGCGGTACGCCGTGTAGTAGGCCTGGGCCCCGGTGGCCCGGCGCAGCCGCGGCAGGAGCTCGCCGACGCCCGGGGCGGGCCGCAGATGCCGCTGGAAGGACCGGTGCAGGGCGGGCACCCGCGGTCCGGGCGCGTACCCCTGGGGCGTCCGTGTGAGATGCCCGCGCGCGGTGAGCGGCCCGAGCAGGTGATAGACGGTCGACAGGGAACACCCCACCCGCCGGGCGATCGCCTTCGCCCCGACCGGCCCCGGCGCGTCGGCCACGGCATCCAGGATCGCGAGCGCACGGTCGACGGACTGGGGGGTGGTGGTCATGGACCGAGGGTAGGGGCGCCGGTCACTCCCGGGGGAATTCGTCCGTCGAGATGGTGAGGCCGAGGACTGTGCCCGTGAGGTCGAGGTCGTTGCCGAAGGGCACCCTGAGCTCGCTGACGTAGTCGCCTTTCTTGGGCTGGGTGTAGACGTGGCACTTGCCCTGATACGGGTCGGCGATCAGGTAGACCGGGATCTCGGCCGTCGCGTACGCGATCCGCTTGGGGTGGTAGTCGTTGTGGCCGGTGCCCTTCGAGACGACCTCGGCGACGAACTCGACGTCGTTGTGGACGAAGCGCCGCGCGCCGTGCTCGACCGACGCCTCGGACACCAGCGTGATGTCGGAGCAGAAGCCGTTGAGGTGGCCGGGGTAGTCGATCCGGACGTCGGAGAGGATTCGTTTCCGGGGGAACTTCGTCCTCAATTGTTCGAAGATGTCCGCAATGATGTCCCAGTGGATGCTCCGTTGCGGCGTCATGAAGATGCCCCCCTCGACAATGTCGATCCGGTAACCGTCGGGGGCGGTCTTCTCCAGCCACTTGAACAGTGCGTCGAGCGTGTGCTCGCTGTTCCTGTGCTCGGCCATCTCGATCCTGTCGTCGGTCCCGTCGTCCGTGATCCGGTCGTCGACAACGGTCATCGTGGCGCTCCTCCCCGGCCGTCTCTCGAACGAACACGGCCGCGCAGTACAACGATACGCACGCAGCCGCGTCACGCCGGGTGGTGATCGCCCAGGAACACCGGGTTGGTGAACGCCGTCAGCGGGCCCGGGAAGCCCTGGACGGCCGGGGCGTGGCGGACCTCGGCGCGTATGTACGCCGCGTTGGCCGGGGTGGTCCGCCACTGCGCCGTGCCCGTGCCCGAGGCGGGGAGCTGGGTGGTGTACCGGGTGCCCTGGTCGGTGACGAAGGACGCCGTGCAGCCGGGGGCGCCGGTGACCTCCAGGCGGGCCGTCACCGGCTCGTCCGGTTCGGCCCGCAGGCGTTCGCCGATTCCCGCGTGCCGGCCGTGGCCGCCGATGACCGAGAACGACACCGACACCGCCGCGGACTCCGCCACGTACGAGCGGCCCGCCTTCAGGCCCGCCTGGATCGCCTCCCGGGTCAGGTCGTCGGCGAGGACGACGGTCTGGGGGCCGCCGACGCGGTCCGGGTCGCGGTGCGCGTCGCTGTTGCCCATCGCCGGGAGCCACGGCCTGCCCGAACGTGCCGACAGCGCAAGGGAGTTGTCCCATTCCAGCAGGGACACCTCGTCGTCCGGGGTGTACGGGCCGTTCCACACCTCCACCGCGTCCGCGTCGCCGAAGCCGAACTTCCAGTTGCAGCCGACGCAGGTGGCGTGCGGATGGGCCGGGACGACAATGCCGCCCGCCCGGTGGACCTCGCGCGCGAAGTGGCCGAAGCGGTTGTCGCGGGCCCGGTAGCGCCAGTCGACGAAGGTGCCTCCCTCCATGCCGAGCGCCACCACGTGGCCGTTGCGGGTGGTGATCTCCTCGCCCGTCATGATGAGGAGGTCGTCGCCCCACAGGCCCTGCCACGCCCGGTGCGCCGAACTCGTGTTGTGCTCCGAGGTGTTGATGAAGTCCAGGCCCGCCGCGCGCGCGAGCGCCGCGATCCGGTCCGGGGTGCGCCCGCCGTCGGAGTGCACCGAGTGCAGGTGGCAGTCGCCCCGGTACCAGGCCCGGCCCCGTCCCTTGGCGCGCGGCGGCGGGTAGACGGGCTTCGGGGTCGGTGACGGCGCGCCGTACTTCAGCGTGATC
Coding sequences:
- a CDS encoding IclR family transcriptional regulator; its protein translation is MTTTPQSVDRALAILDAVADAPGPVGAKAIARRVGCSLSTVYHLLGPLTARGHLTRTPQGYAPGPRVPALHRSFQRHLRPAPGVGELLPRLRRATGAQAYYTAYRGGLITVVDSTAPVTDTADPFSPGPELRAHATAHGKALLAGLPRPVRRRYLADHGMARFTDRTITAADRFEAELTRVRGQGFAVSIGEADPAYTCLAVALPGPRADGTVHALSVSLETAEFRGRHGAIRSAVTRAATELAATV
- a CDS encoding Uma2 family endonuclease encodes the protein MTVVDDRITDDGTDDRIEMAEHRNSEHTLDALFKWLEKTAPDGYRIDIVEGGIFMTPQRSIHWDIIADIFEQLRTKFPRKRILSDVRIDYPGHLNGFCSDITLVSEASVEHGARRFVHNDVEFVAEVVSKGTGHNDYHPKRIAYATAEIPVYLIADPYQGKCHVYTQPKKGDYVSELRVPFGNDLDLTGTVLGLTISTDEFPRE
- a CDS encoding CehA/McbA family metallohydrolase — encoded protein: MTENGSGSIGRRGLIVTGAAAALTLGTVNFANAEGGANTGTGRADETKTVRGTLPPGAPDFVYLPLEVPDGVRELAVSYSYEKPPVPTGTQGNALDIGIFDERGTALGGAGFRGWSGGARTEFFVRADDATPGYLPGPLRAGTWHIALGPYTVAPQGLAYTVTITLKYGAPSPTPKPVYPPPRAKGRGRAWYRGDCHLHSVHSDGGRTPDRIAALARAAGLDFINTSEHNTSSAHRAWQGLWGDDLLIMTGEEITTRNGHVVALGMEGGTFVDWRYRARDNRFGHFAREVHRAGGIVVPAHPHATCVGCNWKFGFGDADAVEVWNGPYTPDDEVSLLEWDNSLALSARSGRPWLPAMGNSDAHRDPDRVGGPQTVVLADDLTREAIQAGLKAGRSYVAESAAVSVSFSVIGGHGRHAGIGERLRAEPDEPVTARLEVTGAPGCTASFVTDQGTRYTTQLPASGTGTAQWRTTPANAAYIRAEVRHAPAVQGFPGPLTAFTNPVFLGDHHPA